In the genome of Nocardioides marmoribigeumensis, one region contains:
- a CDS encoding cytochrome P450, producing the protein MVGLLDSFVGRARGTVTDFLVRRTGGVDLTRVDKVPERLSWPLVRHGFDPVPRLDALREREPLAKLTSFLGITVWVVTGDAECREVLAHTTAYSNDIRPYVGKAGDATSGDIGGLGFTDPPEHSRLRRLLTPEFTMRRLERLRPRIADLVEAQLAATRAGVGEDGVVDLAEHFAFPVPFLVICELLGLPDEERARVRELTTARFDVTSGGTGVFGAVAGSREYLLDFTRRQRQDPGDGLIGQIIREHGDEISDFDLAGLADGAFTGGLETSASMLALGTALLLEHPEWFSRLADEPGIVEPVVEELLRYLSVVQIAFPRFAKQDIEVAGKRIKKGDVVIAHLTGASRDTRAGHDGSFDPTRDHPGRHLAFGHGFHRCVGAELARLELRIAFPALARTFPDLRLATDVGELPFRERSIVYGVDALPVRLS; encoded by the coding sequence ATGGTCGGGCTGCTGGACTCCTTCGTCGGTCGTGCCCGCGGCACGGTCACGGACTTCCTGGTCAGACGCACGGGCGGGGTCGACCTCACCCGGGTGGACAAGGTCCCCGAGCGGCTGTCGTGGCCGCTCGTCCGCCACGGGTTCGACCCCGTGCCCCGACTCGACGCCCTGCGGGAGCGCGAGCCGCTGGCCAAGCTGACCTCGTTCCTCGGCATCACGGTCTGGGTCGTCACCGGCGATGCCGAGTGCCGAGAGGTGCTGGCGCACACCACGGCGTACTCCAACGACATCAGGCCCTACGTCGGCAAGGCCGGCGACGCGACCAGCGGCGACATCGGGGGCCTCGGCTTCACCGATCCGCCCGAGCACTCGCGGCTGCGCCGGCTGCTGACCCCCGAGTTCACGATGCGCCGCCTCGAGCGGCTGCGTCCCCGCATCGCCGACCTGGTCGAGGCCCAGCTCGCGGCCACCCGCGCCGGCGTCGGTGAGGACGGCGTGGTCGACCTCGCCGAGCACTTCGCGTTCCCCGTGCCGTTCCTGGTGATCTGCGAGCTCCTCGGCCTGCCCGACGAGGAGCGCGCCCGGGTGCGCGAGCTGACCACCGCGCGCTTCGACGTGACCTCCGGCGGCACGGGCGTCTTCGGCGCCGTGGCCGGCTCCCGCGAGTACCTCCTCGACTTCACCCGTCGCCAGCGCCAGGACCCGGGCGACGGCCTCATCGGCCAGATCATCCGCGAGCACGGCGACGAGATCAGCGACTTCGACCTCGCCGGCCTCGCCGACGGCGCCTTCACCGGGGGCCTGGAGACGAGCGCGTCGATGCTCGCGCTCGGCACCGCACTGCTGCTGGAGCACCCGGAGTGGTTCTCCCGGCTCGCCGACGAGCCCGGCATCGTCGAGCCCGTGGTGGAGGAGCTGCTGCGCTACCTCTCGGTCGTGCAGATCGCGTTCCCGCGCTTCGCCAAGCAGGACATCGAGGTGGCCGGCAAGCGGATCAAGAAGGGCGACGTGGTGATCGCCCACCTCACCGGCGCCTCGCGCGACACCCGCGCCGGCCACGACGGGTCCTTCGACCCGACCCGCGACCACCCCGGCCGGCACCTGGCCTTCGGGCACGGCTTCCACCGGTGCGTCGGGGCCGAGCTGGCGCGCCTCGAGCTGCGCATCGCGTTCCCCGCGCTGGCCCGCACGTTCCCCGACCTGCGCCTGGCCACCGACGTGGGCGAGCTGCCGTTCCGCGAGCGGTCCATCGTCTACGGCGTCGACGCGCTACCCGTCCGCCTGTCCTGA
- a CDS encoding bifunctional FO biosynthesis protein CofGH — protein MARAARGATLDLAETTVLLQARGDDLRTLMGHAARVRDAGLEAAGRPGVVTYSPKVFIPLTRLCRDRCHYCTFVETPAQAAREGREPYLSPDEVIAIATQGAALGCAEALFTLGDRPEDRWPEARQWLDEKGYDSTLDYVRAMAVRVLEETGLLPHLNPGVMSWEEINRLKPVSPSMGMMLETTSERLFTEKGQPHFGSPDKNPAVRLRVLEDAGRLSVPFTTGLLVGIGETVAERAESLFTLRRVARQYGHVQEVIIQNFRAKPDTAMRGVDDLGLEDYLAAVAVARLVLGPRMRIQAPPNLVDLSECRDLLAAGVDDWGGVSPLTPDHVNPERPWPSLDTLREVTAEAGFSLTPRLTVHPEYARAGEPWIDPRVRPHVAALADETGLLRDGVRPVGLPWQEPDLGADAGAWGRTDLHETIDTTGRTADRRGDFSDVYGDWALLREEVASATAPERLSSDVRAALAQAERDPRGLTDAHALALFTADGTDLDEVRRLADAMRREVNGDDVTYVLNRNINFTNVCYTGCRFCAFAQRRTDADAYSLSLDQVADRAEEAWRLGATEVCMQGGIDPEMPGTAYFDIAAAVKRRVPEMHVHAYSPMEVVNGAARTGLTIHDWLLKAKESGLDTIPGTAAEILDDDVRWILTKGKLPTSAWVEVVTSAHRLGIRSSATMMYGHVDRPDHWVTHLRVLQRIQDETGGFTEFVPLPFVHTSAPIYLAGVARPGPSLRDNLAVHAAARILLHGRIDHVQTSWVKLGVEGTRLMLQSGCDDLGGTLMEETISRMAGSEHGSAKTVAELAEIAAGIGRPLRQRTTTYGEVPARA, from the coding sequence CTGGCTCGCGCGGCCCGCGGGGCGACGCTCGACCTGGCCGAGACGACGGTGCTGCTGCAGGCCCGCGGGGACGACCTGCGGACGCTGATGGGCCATGCGGCCCGGGTGCGTGACGCGGGCCTGGAGGCCGCCGGTCGGCCCGGGGTCGTGACCTACTCCCCCAAGGTCTTCATCCCGCTGACACGGCTGTGCCGCGACCGCTGCCACTACTGCACGTTCGTGGAGACGCCGGCCCAGGCGGCGCGCGAGGGACGCGAGCCCTACCTCTCGCCCGACGAGGTGATCGCGATCGCGACCCAGGGCGCCGCGCTCGGGTGCGCCGAGGCGCTGTTCACCCTCGGCGACCGGCCCGAGGACAGGTGGCCCGAGGCCCGGCAATGGCTGGACGAGAAGGGCTACGACTCGACCCTCGACTACGTCCGCGCGATGGCCGTGCGCGTGCTCGAGGAGACCGGCCTGCTGCCGCACCTCAACCCCGGCGTCATGTCGTGGGAGGAGATCAACCGGCTCAAGCCCGTCTCCCCGTCGATGGGCATGATGCTCGAGACCACGTCCGAGCGGCTCTTCACCGAGAAGGGCCAACCGCATTTTGGTTCCCCTGACAAGAATCCTGCCGTCCGGCTCCGCGTGCTCGAGGACGCGGGTCGCCTCTCGGTCCCGTTCACCACAGGCCTGCTCGTCGGCATCGGCGAGACCGTGGCCGAGCGCGCCGAGTCGCTGTTCACCCTGCGCAGGGTGGCGCGCCAGTACGGCCACGTCCAGGAGGTGATCATCCAGAACTTCCGGGCCAAGCCCGACACCGCGATGCGTGGCGTCGACGACCTCGGGCTGGAGGACTACCTCGCCGCCGTCGCGGTCGCCCGCCTCGTGCTCGGCCCCCGCATGCGCATCCAAGCCCCGCCCAACCTGGTCGACCTGTCGGAGTGCCGCGACCTCCTCGCCGCCGGCGTCGACGACTGGGGCGGCGTCTCGCCACTGACGCCGGACCACGTCAACCCCGAGCGCCCCTGGCCCTCCCTCGACACCCTCCGTGAGGTCACCGCCGAGGCCGGCTTCTCGTTGACGCCGCGCCTGACCGTCCACCCCGAGTACGCCCGCGCCGGCGAGCCCTGGATCGACCCCCGCGTCCGCCCCCACGTGGCCGCGCTCGCCGACGAGACCGGGCTGCTGCGCGACGGCGTACGCCCCGTCGGGCTGCCCTGGCAGGAGCCTGACCTCGGGGCGGACGCCGGCGCCTGGGGGCGCACCGACCTCCACGAGACGATCGACACCACCGGCCGCACCGCTGACCGGCGGGGCGACTTCTCCGACGTGTACGGCGACTGGGCGCTCCTGCGCGAGGAGGTCGCGTCAGCGACCGCTCCCGAGCGGCTCAGCTCCGACGTCCGCGCCGCCCTGGCCCAGGCCGAGCGCGACCCGCGCGGGCTGACCGACGCGCACGCGCTAGCGCTGTTCACCGCCGACGGCACCGACCTCGACGAGGTCCGCCGCCTGGCCGACGCGATGCGCCGCGAGGTCAACGGCGACGACGTGACCTACGTGCTCAACCGCAACATCAACTTCACCAACGTCTGCTACACGGGCTGCCGCTTCTGCGCGTTCGCCCAGCGGCGCACCGACGCCGACGCCTACTCGCTCTCGCTGGACCAGGTCGCCGACCGGGCCGAGGAGGCCTGGCGCCTCGGCGCGACCGAGGTCTGCATGCAGGGCGGCATCGACCCGGAGATGCCCGGCACGGCGTACTTCGACATCGCCGCCGCGGTGAAGCGTCGCGTGCCCGAGATGCACGTGCACGCCTACTCCCCGATGGAGGTCGTCAACGGCGCCGCGCGCACCGGCCTGACGATCCACGACTGGCTGCTCAAGGCCAAGGAGTCCGGTCTCGACACGATCCCCGGCACCGCCGCGGAGATCCTCGACGACGACGTCCGGTGGATCCTCACCAAGGGCAAGCTGCCCACCAGCGCGTGGGTCGAGGTCGTCACCTCCGCGCACCGGCTGGGCATCCGCTCGAGCGCGACGATGATGTACGGCCACGTCGACCGCCCCGACCACTGGGTGACCCACCTGCGGGTCCTGCAACGGATCCAGGACGAGACCGGCGGGTTCACCGAGTTCGTGCCGCTGCCGTTCGTGCACACCAGCGCGCCGATTTACCTCGCCGGCGTCGCCCGCCCGGGGCCGTCCCTGCGCGACAACCTGGCGGTCCACGCCGCCGCACGGATCCTGCTCCACGGCCGCATCGACCACGTGCAGACGTCGTGGGTCAAGCTCGGCGTCGAGGGCACGCGGCTGATGCTGCAGTCCGGCTGCGACGACCTCGGCGGCACCCTGATGGAGGAGACCATCTCCCGCATGGCCGGCTCCGAGCACGGCTCGGCCAAGACGGTCGCCGAGCTGGCCGAGATCGCCGCGGGCATCGGGCGCCCCCTGCGCCAGCGCACCACGACGTACGGCGAGGTCCCGGCCCGCGCCTGA
- a CDS encoding ABC transporter ATP-binding protein produces MSTHLPVSEPSAVLAYVGDLVSRRRRLVGQLVVLHVLATVAGLAAPALIGGLVEAVRSGTTTAYVDRTVLLLLVALTAQTVLTRAARYRGFVFGELTLAELREGFVQDSLDMPLGAVETAGSGELVTRTTRDVDALQWTAQRSLPEAVVATLQTALTVGAALVVGGWWVALPLALGLPALVATVRWYLARARDGYLREHESWTFIASSLAETVDGARTVEALRLEDRRLRRIARDVASSYAAERYTLWLRTGFFPVFEATVHAVPTAATVLVGGWLYVGGHVDLGQVTAATLYVQMLADPMDRLMSVLDELQTGSVSLARLLGVREVPQDRVVTGRAPACDKIDATDVRFAYDGERDVLHGLSLDLRVGERLAVVGPSGAGKSTLGRLLAGIHPPRTGSVTVGDVGLTELDLPSLRRRVALVTQENHVFAGTLRDNVARSPTPRRSPTTRCGAPWPPSTPRTGPPRSPTGSTPASAPVGAGSARPRCSRSRSRGWCWSTRTPSCSTRRPRWSTRARRATSSARWPRCWRAAPSSRSRTGCSAPTTPTASPSSRTGWSPRSAPTTSWSPATGPTPPSGAPGRPDGRGRSGSLDHRPAPPVAWLGSSGDRRDRTDPPRGTPRAGSRGPRGDARPGRDDGAAAGPRGRPADADGPCGPGA; encoded by the coding sequence GTGAGCACCCACCTGCCCGTCTCGGAGCCGTCGGCCGTCCTCGCCTACGTCGGCGACCTGGTCTCCCGGCGTCGCCGCCTGGTCGGACAGCTCGTCGTGCTGCACGTCCTGGCGACAGTGGCCGGCCTCGCCGCGCCCGCCCTGATCGGCGGCCTTGTCGAGGCGGTCCGCTCCGGCACCACGACGGCGTACGTCGACCGCACCGTCCTGCTGCTGCTCGTCGCCCTGACCGCGCAGACGGTGCTGACCCGTGCCGCGCGCTACCGCGGGTTCGTCTTCGGCGAGCTGACGCTGGCCGAGCTGCGCGAGGGGTTCGTGCAGGACAGTCTCGACATGCCCCTCGGCGCGGTCGAGACGGCCGGCAGCGGCGAGCTGGTCACCCGCACCACCCGTGACGTCGACGCCCTGCAGTGGACCGCCCAGCGGTCGCTGCCCGAGGCGGTCGTGGCGACGCTGCAGACCGCGCTGACCGTCGGCGCCGCCCTGGTCGTCGGGGGCTGGTGGGTCGCCCTGCCGCTGGCCCTCGGCCTCCCCGCCCTGGTGGCGACGGTGCGGTGGTACCTCGCCCGCGCCCGCGACGGCTACCTCCGCGAGCACGAGTCGTGGACCTTCATCGCCTCCTCGCTGGCCGAGACGGTCGACGGGGCGCGCACGGTGGAGGCGCTGCGGCTCGAGGACCGCCGGCTGCGCCGGATCGCGCGCGACGTCGCGTCGTCGTACGCCGCGGAGCGCTACACGCTGTGGCTGCGCACGGGGTTCTTCCCGGTGTTCGAGGCGACCGTCCACGCGGTCCCGACCGCGGCGACCGTGCTGGTCGGCGGCTGGCTCTACGTCGGCGGTCACGTCGACCTCGGGCAGGTGACCGCGGCGACGCTCTACGTCCAGATGCTCGCCGACCCGATGGACCGGCTGATGTCGGTGCTCGACGAGCTGCAGACGGGGTCGGTCTCGCTCGCGCGGCTGCTCGGGGTCCGCGAGGTGCCGCAGGACCGCGTGGTGACGGGGCGCGCGCCCGCCTGCGACAAGATCGACGCCACCGACGTGCGCTTCGCCTACGACGGCGAGCGCGACGTGCTCCACGGTCTCTCCCTCGACCTCCGTGTGGGCGAGCGCCTCGCCGTGGTCGGCCCCTCCGGCGCCGGCAAGTCGACCTTGGGGCGCCTGCTCGCCGGCATCCACCCGCCGCGGACGGGGTCGGTCACCGTCGGCGACGTCGGGTTGACCGAGCTCGACCTGCCCTCGCTCCGCCGTCGCGTCGCGCTCGTGACGCAGGAGAACCACGTCTTCGCCGGCACCCTGCGCGACAACGTCGCGCGCTCGCCCACCCCGAGGAGGTCTCCGACGACGAGGTGTGGCGCGCCCTGGCCGCCGTCGACGCCGAGGACTGGGCCGCCGCGCTCCCCGACGGGCTCGACACCCGCGTCGGCTCCGGTGGGCGCGGGCTCAGCCCGGCCCAGGTGCAGCAGGTCGCGCTCGCGCGGCTGGTGCTGGTCGACCCGCACACCCTCGTGCTCGACGAGGCGACCTCGATGGTCGACCCGCGCGAGGCGCGCCACCTCGAGCGCTCGCTGGCCGCGGTGCTGGAGGGCCGCACCGTCGTCGCGATCGCGCACCGGCTGTTCAGCGCCCACGACGCCGACCGCGTCGCCGTCGTCGAGGACGGGGTGGTCTCCGAGATCGGCACCCACGACGAGCTGGTCGCCCGCGACGGGTCCTACGCCGCCCTCTGGCGCTCCTGGCAGGCCTGACGGGCGGGGTCGGTCGGGTTCCCTGGACCACCGACCGGCACCACCGGTGGCGTGGTTAGGCTCGTCCGGTGACAGACGCGACCGCACCGACCCCCCACGAGGTACGCCGCGCGCTGGCTCGCGCGGCCCGCGGGGCGACGCTCGACCTGGCCGAGACGACGGTGCTGCTGCAGGCCCGCGGGGACGACCTGCGGACGCTGATGGGCCATGCGGCCCGGGTGCGTGA
- a CDS encoding ABC transporter ATP-binding protein, with protein sequence MRPRHLDDPGPADSRGPGSYLFWLARRQWQSLAAGMAYGVVWMCTQALVPALVGWTIDHALVPRDTGLLVRMALVLLAVGLLQAASSILRHRCAVANFLTSAFRTLTLVSQQAVRLGGTLPHRLSTGEVVAVGTADMARIGQLMDVTARGTGSVVSFVLVAVVLLRTSTVLGALVLVGVPLMLLLLWPVMRPLQQRTIRQREAYGELVALAADIVAGLRILRGVGGERVFHRRYVEESTRVRDSGIQVGRVHSVLDAAQVALPGLFVVVVVWLGARFAVEGRITVGELVAFYGYSAFLMIPLRTATEVLGKAISARVAAARVCRVLDLEPEQSDVATSPRPVDGGDLVDHESGVRVRSGLLTAVVSTRPEDAAALADRLGRFAPGEVSWGADRLDAVPLAEVRRRIVVGDTGAVLFAGRLRDELDLHERGEAALLEALHVAAAEDVLDALPGRLDGQVTERGRAFSGGQRQRLVLTRALLADPEVLVMVEPTSAVDAHTEARIASRLGSARRGRTTLLTTTSPLVLDRADVVVFLDGGRVVAEGGHHELLRDVPGYAAAVTRGEEVASR encoded by the coding sequence GTGCGGCCACGACATCTCGACGACCCCGGTCCCGCGGACTCCCGCGGGCCGGGGTCGTACCTCTTCTGGCTGGCCCGCCGCCAGTGGCAGAGCCTCGCGGCCGGCATGGCGTACGGCGTGGTGTGGATGTGCACGCAGGCCCTCGTGCCGGCCCTGGTCGGGTGGACCATCGACCACGCGCTGGTGCCGCGCGACACCGGTCTGCTGGTCCGCATGGCGCTGGTGCTGCTCGCGGTCGGGCTGCTCCAGGCGGCGTCCAGCATCCTGCGCCACCGGTGCGCGGTCGCGAACTTCCTGACCTCCGCCTTCCGCACGCTGACGCTGGTCTCGCAGCAGGCGGTCAGGCTCGGCGGCACCCTGCCGCACCGCCTCTCCACCGGCGAGGTCGTCGCGGTCGGGACCGCCGACATGGCGCGCATCGGGCAGCTGATGGACGTCACCGCGCGGGGCACCGGCTCGGTCGTGTCCTTCGTACTGGTCGCGGTCGTGCTGCTGCGCACCTCGACGGTCCTCGGCGCGCTCGTGCTGGTCGGCGTGCCCCTGATGCTGCTGCTCCTCTGGCCCGTCATGCGCCCGCTGCAGCAGCGCACGATCCGGCAGCGCGAGGCCTACGGCGAGCTGGTGGCGCTGGCGGCCGACATCGTCGCGGGGCTGCGCATCCTGCGCGGGGTCGGCGGGGAGCGCGTCTTCCACCGGAGGTACGTCGAGGAGTCGACCCGGGTGCGCGACTCCGGCATCCAGGTGGGCCGGGTCCACTCGGTCCTCGACGCCGCGCAGGTCGCGCTGCCGGGGCTGTTCGTCGTCGTGGTGGTGTGGCTGGGCGCGCGCTTCGCGGTCGAGGGGCGGATCACGGTGGGCGAGCTGGTCGCGTTCTACGGCTACTCCGCGTTCCTGATGATCCCGCTGCGCACGGCGACCGAGGTGCTGGGCAAGGCGATCTCCGCCCGGGTCGCGGCTGCCCGGGTCTGCCGCGTGCTCGACCTCGAGCCGGAGCAGTCCGACGTCGCGACGTCCCCGCGCCCTGTCGACGGTGGCGACCTGGTCGACCACGAGTCCGGGGTCCGGGTGCGGTCCGGGCTGCTCACCGCGGTGGTCTCCACCCGCCCGGAGGACGCGGCGGCGCTGGCCGACCGGCTGGGCCGCTTCGCCCCGGGCGAGGTGAGCTGGGGCGCGGACCGCCTGGACGCCGTACCCCTGGCCGAGGTGCGGCGGCGCATCGTCGTCGGCGACACGGGTGCCGTGCTCTTCGCGGGGCGCCTGCGTGACGAGCTCGACCTGCACGAGCGGGGCGAGGCGGCGCTGCTCGAGGCCCTGCACGTCGCGGCGGCCGAGGACGTCCTCGACGCCCTCCCGGGCCGGCTCGACGGGCAGGTCACCGAGCGTGGCCGGGCGTTCTCCGGCGGCCAGCGGCAGCGTCTGGTGCTGACCCGCGCGCTGCTCGCCGACCCCGAGGTGCTGGTCATGGTCGAGCCCACCTCCGCCGTCGACGCCCACACCGAGGCCCGGATCGCTTCTCGGCTGGGGTCCGCGCGTCGCGGTCGCACCACGCTGCTCACGACCACCAGCCCGCTGGTCCTGGACCGCGCCGACGTCGTGGTGTTCCTCGACGGCGGGCGCGTCGTCGCCGAGGGCGGCCACCACGAGCTGCTGCGCGACGTCCCGGGCTACGCCGCGGCCGTCACCCGTGGCGAGGAGGTGGCCTCCCGGTGA
- a CDS encoding PspC domain-containing protein: MNETVTPPPPSPPGTPPPPPPGDRSGPPPGPGGDGPRDGMNTAALGDYRALRRSVTERKVAGVAGGLARHLDVDPLLVRVIFVVLTFFGGSGILLYAALWLLVPDERDGHVVVPSDDSTRNVLVIVALVVAALIALTTGVGGDSGGVWFLGVLAVGALAFHLVRQSRREQRATWTGATGAPGVTGAGGPEQPSYDAPAPAFTGRYDRATGTWRPAPAYPPARRRRGPLLFMPTLALVALGLGVLGLLDSNGHAVPDAGYAALALAIVGGMLVVGSFFGRAGGLVLLGLVSLVALGATAVGEPTYHGSRDVTVRPTTTSQLRSSYSVPAGRIEIDLTDLSEPSALAGRTISADVNAGEIVVIVPGDVDVDVDAEVRYGGAIDTPDGLTHDGWGTDVRRTYEGPPSVTGAPLTLHLDAAFGHIDVRRG, from the coding sequence ATGAACGAGACGGTCACCCCTCCTCCCCCCTCGCCGCCCGGCACCCCGCCTCCCCCGCCGCCGGGCGACCGGTCGGGCCCTCCGCCCGGTCCGGGTGGGGACGGACCGCGCGACGGGATGAACACCGCGGCGCTCGGCGACTACCGGGCGCTGCGCCGCAGCGTCACCGAGCGCAAGGTCGCGGGCGTCGCGGGCGGGCTGGCCCGCCACCTCGACGTCGACCCGCTGCTCGTGCGGGTGATCTTCGTCGTCCTGACGTTCTTCGGCGGCTCGGGCATCCTGCTGTACGCCGCGCTGTGGCTGCTGGTGCCCGACGAGCGGGACGGCCACGTGGTGGTGCCGAGCGACGACTCCACGCGCAACGTCCTGGTGATCGTCGCCCTCGTCGTCGCCGCGCTGATCGCCCTGACCACGGGGGTCGGCGGGGACAGCGGCGGCGTGTGGTTCCTCGGCGTGCTCGCGGTCGGTGCACTGGCCTTCCACCTCGTCCGGCAGTCGCGGCGCGAGCAGCGGGCGACCTGGACCGGTGCGACCGGTGCACCCGGGGTGACCGGTGCGGGCGGTCCTGAGCAGCCGTCGTACGACGCCCCGGCTCCCGCCTTCACCGGCCGCTACGACCGGGCGACGGGCACCTGGCGCCCCGCGCCGGCGTACCCCCCGGCGCGCCGGCGCCGCGGCCCCCTGCTGTTCATGCCGACGCTCGCCCTGGTGGCGCTCGGTCTCGGTGTGCTGGGGCTGCTCGACAGCAACGGCCACGCCGTGCCCGACGCGGGCTACGCCGCCCTCGCCCTGGCGATCGTGGGCGGGATGCTCGTGGTCGGCTCGTTCTTCGGGCGGGCCGGTGGGCTGGTCCTGCTCGGTCTGGTCTCCCTCGTCGCGCTCGGTGCGACCGCGGTCGGCGAGCCGACCTACCACGGCTCGCGCGACGTCACGGTCCGCCCGACCACGACGAGCCAGCTGAGGTCGAGCTACTCGGTCCCCGCCGGCCGCATCGAGATCGACCTCACCGACCTGAGCGAGCCGTCGGCCCTGGCGGGCCGCACGATCAGCGCCGACGTCAACGCCGGCGAGATCGTGGTGATCGTGCCGGGCGACGTCGACGTCGACGTGGACGCCGAGGTCCGCTACGGCGGCGCGATCGACACCCCCGACGGCCTGACCCACGACGGGTGGGGCACCGACGTGCGGCGCACCTACGAGGGCCCGCCGAGCGTCACCGGCGCTCCGCTGACGCTCCACCTGGACGCGGCCTTCGGCCACATCGACGTGAGGAGGGGCTGA
- a CDS encoding PspC domain-containing protein → MEQTSQTTHQPPASGPAGSAGSPVWVPRKAHRSRRDSYLGGVAGGLAEHLGVDPVLVRGFFVLSTLAAFGLVLYLALWVMLPMDNRPEPSSPGLESATRRGLRPGRPDSRRRDTGILLALAAVVFGVAGLTDVATGSLHLLWPGAFAVLGVSVLWLQADEAQRERWRHAGERVGIARILLGSGGAAAWARLVAGAGLLVTALVIFAAQSGQVTVARDMVVAGILGMGGLAIVLGPWLFSLASELTDERAERIRTQERADVAAHLHDSVLQTLAMIQRSSGDPPTVARLARAQERDLRQWLYGDQAAPEGTLAASLSAVAAEAEDLHGVPVEVVTVGDRPTTAELVPLVGATREAVLNAVRHSGAPRVDVYAEMAGDHVEVFVRDRGRGFDLAAVPQDRQGVRGSVIGRMERHGGSAEVRSSPEGGTEVRLSMPVRTQPQQQVPEQAHDQEETR, encoded by the coding sequence ATGGAGCAGACGAGCCAGACCACCCACCAGCCCCCGGCCTCCGGCCCGGCGGGCTCGGCGGGCTCGCCGGTGTGGGTGCCGCGCAAGGCGCACCGCAGCCGTCGCGACAGCTACCTCGGCGGCGTGGCCGGGGGGCTCGCGGAGCACCTGGGCGTCGACCCGGTGCTGGTCCGCGGCTTCTTCGTGCTCTCCACGCTGGCGGCGTTCGGGCTCGTGCTCTACCTGGCGCTGTGGGTGATGCTGCCGATGGACAACCGGCCCGAGCCCTCCAGCCCGGGTCTCGAGTCCGCCACCCGCAGGGGCCTGCGACCGGGGCGCCCCGACTCACGTCGCCGCGACACCGGCATCCTCCTCGCGCTGGCCGCGGTGGTCTTCGGCGTCGCCGGGCTCACCGACGTCGCGACCGGCAGCCTGCACCTGCTCTGGCCCGGCGCCTTCGCCGTCCTTGGTGTCTCCGTCCTCTGGCTGCAGGCCGACGAGGCCCAGCGCGAGCGGTGGCGCCACGCGGGCGAGCGCGTCGGGATCGCCCGCATCCTGCTCGGCAGCGGCGGCGCCGCGGCCTGGGCGCGCCTGGTCGCCGGGGCCGGCCTGCTGGTCACGGCGCTGGTCATCTTCGCCGCCCAGTCCGGCCAGGTCACCGTCGCCCGCGACATGGTGGTCGCCGGGATCCTCGGCATGGGAGGCCTGGCGATCGTGCTCGGCCCGTGGCTGTTCAGCCTGGCCTCCGAGCTCACCGACGAGCGCGCCGAGCGCATCCGCACCCAGGAGCGGGCGGACGTCGCCGCGCACCTGCACGACTCCGTGCTCCAGACCCTCGCGATGATCCAGCGCAGCTCCGGGGACCCGCCGACGGTCGCCCGCCTCGCCCGCGCGCAGGAGCGCGACCTCCGGCAGTGGCTGTACGGCGACCAGGCGGCTCCCGAGGGCACGCTCGCCGCCTCGCTGAGTGCGGTGGCGGCCGAGGCCGAGGACCTGCACGGCGTGCCGGTCGAGGTCGTCACGGTGGGCGACCGGCCCACGACGGCCGAGCTCGTCCCGCTGGTCGGCGCGACCCGCGAGGCCGTGCTCAACGCCGTGCGCCACTCCGGTGCACCGCGGGTCGACGTCTACGCCGAGATGGCCGGCGACCACGTGGAGGTGTTCGTCCGCGACCGGGGCCGGGGGTTCGACCTGGCGGCCGTGCCCCAGGACCGGCAGGGTGTCCGGGGCAGCGTCATCGGCCGCATGGAGCGCCACGGCGGCAGCGCCGAGGTCCGCAGTTCCCCCGAGGGTGGCACCGAGGTCCGGCTCTCGATGCCGGTCCGCACCCAGCCCCAGCAGCAGGTTCCCGAGCAGGCCCACGACCAGGAGGAGACCCGATGA
- a CDS encoding response regulator transcription factor produces the protein MSPVTVVVVDDHAMFRSGVRAELASYPARVTVVAEAEDVDSAVEQVRAHQPDVVLLDVHLPGGGGVEVMRRAAPRCPDTRFLALSVSDAAEDVIGTIRGGARGYVTKTITGPELVDAIDRVSIGDAVFSPRLAGFVLDAFAGSIAVAQVDEDLDRLTEREREVMRLIARGYAYKEVASELFISVKTVETHVSSVLRKLQLSSRHELTRWASDRRLL, from the coding sequence ATGAGCCCGGTGACCGTGGTGGTCGTCGACGACCACGCCATGTTCCGCTCCGGTGTGCGGGCCGAGCTCGCGTCGTACCCCGCTCGCGTGACGGTGGTCGCCGAGGCCGAGGACGTCGACTCCGCGGTCGAGCAGGTCCGCGCCCACCAGCCCGACGTCGTGCTGCTCGACGTGCACCTGCCCGGCGGCGGGGGAGTCGAGGTGATGCGCCGCGCCGCGCCGCGCTGCCCGGACACCCGCTTCCTGGCGCTGTCGGTCTCCGACGCGGCCGAGGACGTGATCGGCACGATCCGGGGCGGCGCCCGGGGCTACGTCACCAAGACCATCACCGGGCCCGAGCTGGTCGACGCCATCGACCGGGTCTCGATCGGCGACGCGGTGTTCTCGCCGCGCCTGGCCGGCTTCGTGCTGGACGCCTTCGCCGGCTCGATCGCCGTCGCCCAGGTCGACGAGGACCTCGACCGGCTCACCGAGCGGGAGCGCGAGGTGATGCGGCTGATCGCGCGGGGCTATGCCTACAAGGAGGTCGCCTCCGAGTTGTTCATCTCGGTCAAGACCGTCGAGACCCACGTCTCCAGCGTCCTGCGCAAGCTCCAGCTGTCCTCGCGTCACGAGCTCACCCGCTGGGCCAGCGACCGCCGTCTGCTCTGA